CTCGGTGGCGTCCCGGGCCGTCAGGAACACGACCGGCACCCGGACCCCGTCGGTGCGCAGCCGGCGGGTGACCTCCAGGCCGTCGAGATCGGGGAGCATCACGTCGAGCACGACCAGATCGGGCCGGGACGACAGCACGGCGTTGAGCGCCGCCCGCCCGCTGTCCGCCTCGGTGACGTCGAAGCCCTCGTAGCGCAGGGCGGTGCCGACCAGGTCCCGGATGTACTGCTCGTCGTCGACCACCAGGACCTTGGGCTGCGGGTTGCCGTTCGGGGACAGGGCGGCGGAAGCGGACATGGCTCCTATGTTCGGGCCTCTCCCTGGGAGTCGTCTGTGAAGGGCCACGCTCCCGGACGATTCACAGGGTATTCCCAGGCCCGGCCCGCTCCTACCGTGGCCGCCGTGCACCTGGCCGAGCTGCAGGACCTCATGGAGCGCACCTACGGCCGGCGGGACCGGGCCCGGGGGCGGGAGGCCACGGTGGCGTGGCTGGCCGAGGAGCTGGGCGAGCTGGCCCGGGCCGTCCGCAAGGGTGGCCGCGACGAGCAGCTCCACGAGCT
The window above is part of the Acidimicrobiales bacterium genome. Proteins encoded here:
- a CDS encoding MazG nucleotide pyrophosphohydrolase domain-containing protein, whose product is MHLAELQDLMERTYGRRDRARGREATVAWLAEELGELARAVRKGGRDEQLHELGDVLAWLASLAGQLDLSLEDAAARYAAGCPRCGRLPCGCP